One region of Candidatus Electrothrix rattekaaiensis genomic DNA includes:
- a CDS encoding response regulator, whose amino-acid sequence MKNVLIVDDDLGFQRLLGISLKKYKKDFEVILSNNGEEAIGILNRKPIDLIVTDLQMPKIDGLTLLAYINDAFPRMPCVIMTAHSTPEIEKQFAQTGQRLLKKPFTINKLVEAVQDSLAPQPPGGMLKGISVANFLQMIALEQKTCLLEITSTSNEKGFFYIENGEVFDAAFNGLNGEEAAYSLIALEGASISFTDIPSSQKVKKRINSSLMGLIMEAMTRKDETVGNA is encoded by the coding sequence ATGAAAAATGTCTTAATTGTTGACGACGATCTTGGTTTTCAGAGGTTACTGGGGATCAGTCTTAAAAAATATAAAAAAGATTTTGAAGTAATTCTTTCCAATAACGGTGAGGAGGCAATAGGTATTCTTAACCGGAAGCCTATTGATCTTATTGTCACAGATTTACAGATGCCTAAAATTGATGGCCTCACCCTGCTGGCATATATTAATGACGCTTTCCCGAGAATGCCCTGTGTGATCATGACAGCGCACTCGACTCCAGAGATTGAGAAACAGTTTGCCCAGACTGGACAGCGCTTGCTGAAGAAACCTTTTACCATCAACAAGTTGGTGGAAGCGGTGCAGGATTCGCTTGCCCCCCAGCCTCCTGGTGGAATGCTGAAAGGGATTTCTGTTGCCAACTTTTTACAGATGATCGCCTTAGAGCAAAAAACCTGTCTGCTGGAAATCACCTCTACCAGCAATGAGAAGGGCTTCTTTTATATAGAAAATGGCGAAGTTTTTGATGCAGCCTTTAATGGATTAAATGGAGAGGAAGCAGCTTATTCCTTGATTGCTCTTGAGGGAGCAAGTATAAGTTTTACAGACATCCCAAGTTCTCAGAAGGTGAAGAAGCGTATCAACTCAAGCCTGATGGGCCTTATTATGGAGGCCATGACCCGTAAAGACGAAACCGTTGGCAATGCCTAA
- a CDS encoding diguanylate cyclase produces the protein MPKSEKKQYLCDEKTVPYILIVDDSRSDICLLESILRSHGFISQSLTDPTKVLGHCRAARPEVVLLDISMPEMNGFQVCAQLKNDPTLSGIPVLFLTAMGDVADKIRGFKAGGSDFLVKPYEPSELIARVSTQISLRRAQHELACRNQDLKEEIRDREKAHAALLDSESRNEAVLNNAAVCIGLLSLDGTYEMVNGLYAEVFGYSRTEFQNMRLQDIMHPDYIVATEEFMEFLRYGQLEQHYADKKFIRKDGSVFPGGHWLSPRRTGYGTCNGFVCIISDLTEQKKAENELRLAHTVFETSSEGMLVTDAENCIIMVNPAFTAITGYERDQAIGRDPSFLKSDRQDEKFYRQMWKILLRKNSWQGEIWNRRRNGEEYPQWLSIAVIRNRNRSIAHYVALFSDISDRKKAEEILRHQAMHDPLTRLPNRVMFDERLRGSLSRAKRLNSQVALLYLDLDNFKTINDSLGHLAGDRVLQMVADRLRDCLRLEDVVARIGGDEFSAILDDVDSVEDAVATAERIIASLGEIDCSVGGERIQTSVGIALYPDHGTETEELLHHADNAMYIAKRMGKGRSFLAGTTSDDDESTGK, from the coding sequence ATGCCTAAATCGGAAAAAAAACAGTATCTCTGTGATGAAAAAACAGTCCCGTATATTCTGATTGTTGATGATAGTCGAAGTGATATCTGTTTGTTGGAGTCTATTCTCCGTTCTCATGGGTTTATCTCCCAATCCCTTACCGATCCGACCAAGGTCTTGGGGCACTGTCGAGCGGCTCGGCCTGAAGTAGTTCTGCTTGATATCAGTATGCCTGAGATGAATGGTTTTCAGGTCTGTGCGCAATTAAAAAACGATCCCACCCTTTCTGGTATTCCTGTACTTTTTTTGACCGCTATGGGCGATGTGGCGGATAAAATTCGCGGTTTTAAAGCCGGAGGTTCTGATTTTCTGGTAAAACCCTACGAACCCTCAGAGCTTATCGCTAGAGTTTCTACCCAAATTAGTCTGCGCAGAGCGCAACATGAACTTGCCTGTCGGAACCAAGATCTCAAAGAAGAAATTCGTGATAGAGAAAAGGCGCATGCAGCCCTGCTGGACAGTGAATCCCGTAATGAAGCGGTTCTTAATAATGCAGCTGTCTGTATAGGCCTTCTTTCCCTTGACGGCACCTATGAAATGGTGAACGGTCTTTATGCCGAAGTCTTTGGTTATTCACGTACGGAATTTCAAAATATGCGGCTTCAGGATATTATGCATCCTGATTATATTGTTGCAACTGAGGAGTTCATGGAGTTTCTCCGTTATGGCCAGTTGGAGCAGCATTATGCAGATAAAAAATTTATTCGTAAGGACGGCTCGGTTTTTCCCGGAGGACATTGGCTCAGCCCTCGACGGACAGGGTACGGTACCTGTAACGGTTTTGTTTGTATCATTAGCGATTTGACTGAGCAGAAAAAAGCTGAAAACGAGTTGCGGCTCGCGCATACGGTCTTTGAGACCAGTTCAGAAGGCATGTTGGTCACTGATGCTGAAAATTGTATTATTATGGTCAATCCTGCTTTTACTGCAATTACCGGTTATGAGCGTGATCAGGCGATTGGAAGAGATCCTTCTTTCCTCAAGTCGGATCGACAGGATGAAAAGTTTTACCGACAGATGTGGAAGATCTTGCTGCGGAAGAACAGTTGGCAGGGAGAGATCTGGAATCGACGTCGTAACGGTGAAGAATATCCCCAATGGCTCTCAATTGCGGTTATACGTAATCGGAATAGGAGTATTGCTCATTATGTTGCGTTATTTTCCGATATCAGTGATCGGAAGAAAGCTGAGGAGATTTTGCGGCATCAGGCAATGCATGACCCGCTGACCCGGCTTCCCAATCGTGTTATGTTTGATGAGCGTTTGCGTGGTTCTTTGTCCCGGGCAAAACGGTTAAACAGCCAAGTCGCCCTGCTGTATCTTGATTTGGATAATTTTAAAACAATTAATGATAGTTTGGGACATCTTGCCGGTGACCGCGTTTTGCAGATGGTTGCGGATCGTTTGCGCGATTGTCTGCGCCTAGAGGACGTGGTTGCCCGCATCGGAGGAGATGAGTTTTCAGCTATCCTTGATGATGTTGATTCTGTAGAAGATGCAGTTGCGACTGCGGAGCGCATTATAGCTTCTCTGGGAGAAATTGATTGCTCTGTCGGAGGAGAACGCATTCAGACCAGTGTCGGTATTGCCCTCTATCCGGATCACGGTACTGAGACCGAAGAACTTTTACATCATGCGGACAACGCCATGTATATCGCAAAACGGATGGGCAAGGGTCGTAGTTTTCTCGCCGGAACGACCTCCGACGACGATGAATCCACAGGAAAATAA
- a CDS encoding caspase family protein: MKNEHHAIVIGIDSYPVSGLPDLKGPVNDAEDFFAWLRDPQGGNVPEEHIQRIVSTDFDKDAALPFPNQVEALFEPFVTKGVQGRCGERLYIFVAGHGFGDPGDMGTTALYAGNAQKMFPWHVAITDYVDWLRRHAVFDEIVLLMDCCRTINSYHEVKEPQYPTTKGRTGADQVRFFSAFAVGRGRVARERRFEDGRDSGIFTRTFLHALQTARPKQGRVTGQQIKNQIHNSIDTFAGDARIEPPEIRLDSSQDITFLYRKSAQTVPVMVALESYKGEETLVLSDGNFQKIREEKANSSSLTLELEPGLYKIAVKNTDRQQIFEVPNHAGIIV, from the coding sequence ATGAAGAATGAACACCATGCCATTGTTATCGGAATCGACAGCTACCCAGTGAGCGGTTTGCCCGACCTGAAGGGGCCGGTCAACGATGCTGAGGATTTTTTCGCTTGGCTGCGTGATCCGCAGGGCGGCAATGTCCCGGAAGAGCATATTCAACGCATTGTATCCACGGATTTTGATAAGGATGCAGCTTTGCCCTTCCCGAATCAGGTTGAAGCACTGTTTGAACCCTTTGTCACCAAGGGCGTGCAGGGAAGATGCGGCGAGCGGCTCTATATTTTTGTGGCCGGGCATGGATTCGGTGATCCCGGTGATATGGGAACCACAGCCCTCTATGCTGGCAATGCGCAGAAGATGTTTCCTTGGCATGTGGCGATCACCGATTATGTGGACTGGCTGAGGCGCCATGCGGTCTTTGATGAAATCGTCTTGCTGATGGATTGCTGTCGCACCATAAATTCCTACCATGAGGTAAAAGAACCCCAGTACCCCACGACAAAGGGACGAACCGGGGCAGATCAGGTGCGCTTTTTTTCCGCCTTTGCTGTGGGAAGAGGACGAGTGGCTCGGGAAAGGCGTTTTGAAGACGGTAGAGATTCAGGCATTTTCACCAGAACATTTCTGCATGCCTTACAAACAGCTCGACCTAAGCAAGGCAGGGTGACCGGGCAGCAGATCAAGAATCAGATCCATAATAGTATTGATACCTTTGCTGGTGATGCTCGTATAGAGCCGCCTGAGATCAGATTAGACTCCTCGCAGGATATAACTTTTCTTTACCGTAAATCAGCGCAAACTGTTCCTGTTATGGTTGCTCTGGAATCTTATAAGGGAGAAGAGACCTTGGTGCTTTCGGACGGAAATTTTCAGAAAATCAGGGAAGAGAAGGCGAATTCTTCAAGCCTGACCCTGGAACTGGAGCCTGGACTCTACAAGATTGCGGTGAAAAATACAGACCGTCAGCAAATATTTGAGGTGCCGAATCATGCAGGAATTATCGTCTGA
- a CDS encoding lysophospholipid acyltransferase family protein, which translates to MNDLVYKMSVAVVPRLYVALTSVWFATCPVQIRGQKNLQKVMDQGAAVVPFWHYSVFYMLYHLRQYPGVAMVSASKDGEYIARVAGLLGFETVRGSANRFGVRALKGMVDHVKQGKNAGIVADGSQGPALTMQSGAIMLAAKSGSPIMPVIWATKRYKAFNSWDHSVIPMPFSPIILQYGDPIYVEPKLTSARVEEYRQQIETTMNRMYHELWQEFDRDGHV; encoded by the coding sequence GTGAACGACCTTGTTTATAAAATGTCTGTCGCTGTTGTCCCCCGGCTTTATGTCGCCTTGACCAGTGTCTGGTTCGCCACCTGTCCTGTGCAGATTCGAGGGCAAAAAAATTTGCAGAAAGTAATGGATCAAGGGGCCGCAGTGGTCCCGTTCTGGCATTATTCTGTCTTTTATATGCTTTATCATCTGCGCCAATATCCTGGGGTGGCTATGGTTAGCGCGAGTAAGGATGGTGAGTACATTGCACGGGTGGCTGGTCTTCTCGGATTTGAGACCGTGCGCGGTTCAGCTAATCGTTTCGGGGTCAGGGCCTTAAAGGGGATGGTGGATCATGTTAAGCAGGGTAAGAATGCTGGGATCGTGGCAGACGGCTCCCAAGGGCCAGCACTGACAATGCAGTCTGGTGCCATTATGCTGGCGGCAAAATCTGGCTCGCCGATCATGCCCGTTATTTGGGCGACAAAGCGTTATAAGGCTTTCAATTCCTGGGATCATTCGGTCATTCCCATGCCTTTCAGTCCCATTATTTTGCAATACGGTGATCCGATTTATGTGGAACCCAAGCTGACCTCTGCGCGAGTGGAGGAATACCGACAGCAGATCGAAACGACTATGAATCGCATGTATCATGAGCTTTGGCAGGAGTTTGATCGGGACGGGCATGTGTAA
- a CDS encoding helix-turn-helix domain-containing protein, with translation MSTKKDIKKYKNNFAAAWERIKKETSISNFNGLGEVVGKTQPSISARKKAGDFPIEWAYLVAMEYNLSPEWVLTGEGSKCTAIQEEKSGYQGSVVDGEQKSEVSEPIEKYEEILPSKEERDRFLDLLRGWLLELEQDDPKRIYWFECAFEDSFPEFKEWKKTLE, from the coding sequence ATGTCAACCAAGAAAGATATAAAAAAATATAAAAATAATTTCGCAGCTGCATGGGAGCGTATAAAAAAAGAGACGAGTATAAGTAATTTTAATGGATTAGGTGAAGTGGTCGGAAAAACCCAACCGAGTATATCTGCTCGAAAAAAAGCAGGGGATTTTCCCATTGAATGGGCGTACTTGGTCGCTATGGAATATAATCTTTCTCCAGAATGGGTACTCACCGGAGAAGGATCAAAATGTACAGCAATACAAGAAGAAAAAAGCGGTTATCAGGGATCGGTAGTTGATGGGGAACAAAAAAGTGAGGTCTCTGAGCCGATTGAGAAATATGAGGAAATATTGCCGAGTAAGGAAGAGCGAGATAGATTTTTGGATCTTTTAAGGGGCTGGTTACTTGAGTTGGAACAGGATGATCCTAAAAGGATATATTGGTTTGAGTGCGCCTTTGAAGACAGCTTCCCGGAATTTAAAGAGTGGAAAAAGACTCTTGAGTGA
- a CDS encoding 2-dehydropantoate 2-reductase, whose amino-acid sequence MRILIYGGGAVGLGLAACLLKAGEQVDILARADTQRSLQEKGLWRTGIFGEYHVEPQDFGCFSCSDELSGNPYDSILVCTKSFDSPAVAQDIADHPSFLHEQTAIILVQNGWGNAEVFTEHFPAERIFNARVITGFCRPQSNQVEITVHVQPVHIGSLFGGELSGIEELCRKIDQGGLPCEVAPDVARDLWAKMLFNCALNPLGAIFNVPYGALAEQENSRLIMDEVIHEVFRVMAAAGYSTHWASAAEYLEAFYGTIVPLAAKHRSSTLQDIQAGKKTEIDALSGAVIRLGKEHGIAVPCNEMLYNVIRFMERR is encoded by the coding sequence GTGCGTATATTGATTTACGGCGGCGGTGCGGTAGGGCTTGGGCTTGCGGCGTGCCTGCTCAAGGCGGGTGAACAGGTTGATATCCTTGCCAGGGCAGATACGCAACGCAGTTTGCAGGAAAAGGGGTTGTGGCGGACCGGTATCTTTGGCGAGTATCATGTCGAGCCCCAAGACTTCGGCTGCTTTTCTTGTAGTGATGAGCTGTCCGGGAATCCTTACGACTCCATTCTCGTTTGTACCAAATCCTTTGATTCTCCAGCGGTGGCCCAGGATATCGCTGACCATCCTTCATTTCTCCATGAGCAGACCGCGATAATCCTGGTGCAGAACGGCTGGGGCAATGCGGAAGTCTTTACTGAGCATTTTCCGGCAGAGCGCATTTTCAATGCTCGGGTAATCACCGGTTTTTGCAGACCACAGAGCAATCAGGTGGAGATTACTGTCCATGTGCAGCCCGTTCACATCGGTAGTCTGTTCGGCGGCGAGCTGTCCGGGATAGAAGAACTCTGTCGCAAAATCGATCAAGGCGGTCTTCCCTGTGAAGTTGCGCCGGATGTTGCCCGTGATCTCTGGGCCAAGATGCTGTTCAACTGCGCCCTGAATCCTCTGGGAGCGATTTTCAACGTGCCTTACGGGGCCTTGGCAGAGCAGGAGAACTCCCGTCTGATCATGGATGAGGTTATCCATGAGGTGTTCAGGGTGATGGCGGCTGCGGGCTACAGCACCCATTGGGCCAGTGCTGCTGAGTATCTGGAGGCCTTTTACGGGACAATCGTGCCCCTTGCGGCCAAGCATCGTTCCTCCACCTTGCAGGATATCCAGGCTGGCAAGAAAACCGAGATTGATGCCCTGAGCGGGGCGGTTATTCGCCTAGGGAAAGAGCACGGAATTGCGGTACCGTGTAATGAGATGCTCTATAATGTGATTCGGTTTATGGAGCGGAGATAA
- a CDS encoding c-type cytochrome: protein MKKVIPICLFSLFLLNSAQADEHLERGKKIVESQCVVCHDLTPAKKNTVGPYLFGVVGRVAGTAEDYIYSNEFEIKTHHAVWDKEQLDTYLKNPKAFIPGTKMEFIGVENDQDRADIISYLTTLK, encoded by the coding sequence ATGAAAAAAGTTATTCCAATCTGTTTGTTTTCTCTCTTCCTTCTGAATAGTGCTCAGGCAGATGAACACTTGGAAAGAGGTAAGAAAATTGTTGAGTCTCAGTGCGTTGTTTGTCATGACCTGACACCTGCAAAGAAAAACACTGTTGGGCCGTATCTGTTCGGTGTTGTTGGACGGGTTGCCGGAACAGCGGAAGACTATATTTATTCAAATGAGTTTGAGATAAAAACGCATCATGCTGTCTGGGATAAGGAACAGCTTGATACCTATCTTAAAAATCCCAAAGCGTTCATTCCCGGAACAAAGATGGAATTTATCGGTGTGGAAAACGATCAGGACCGGGCTGATATTATCAGCTATCTAACAACCCTCAAATAA
- a CDS encoding PD-(D/E)XK nuclease family transposase — MNKPRTLVSFDWAIKNILRDKANYDVLEGFLSTLLERDIRILSLLESESNQEEQSDKFNRVDLSVEDDAGDIYVIEVQAGWERYYLQRLLYSSSKLIEDHLKPCSAVRPLFDPQLDYP, encoded by the coding sequence ATGAACAAACCACGAACACTGGTAAGTTTTGACTGGGCCATCAAGAATATCCTGCGCGACAAAGCCAACTACGACGTGCTGGAAGGTTTTCTAAGCACGCTGCTGGAGCGGGACATCCGAATTCTCTCCCTGCTGGAAAGCGAAAGCAATCAGGAGGAGCAGTCCGACAAGTTCAACCGGGTGGATTTATCGGTCGAGGACGATGCTGGAGATATTTACGTGATCGAAGTCCAGGCTGGGTGGGAACGGTATTACCTGCAACGGCTTCTGTACAGCAGTTCCAAACTGATCGAGGATCACCTGAAGCCGTGCTCCGCAGTTCGTCCGTTGTTCGATCCGCAACTGGATTATCCCTGA
- the ppx gene encoding exopolyphosphatase codes for MNKQSPPPEFLAAVDLGSNSFHMVVARIEDGHIHILDKLKEMVRLGAGLDEQNRLSKEARERALACLHRFGERVRNFPPGTVAAVGTKTLRQAKKSRRFIEKASEALGHPIAVIGGKEEARLVYLGVSHSLVAEEGKRFVMDIGGGSTELIIGENFEPFHLRSLNMGCVSMSRQFFRTGELSKDAWTSARTAAHLELRPVRKYFQRADFSSAAGASGTIKTVGSMVQALELSPYHITLDSLYEIRERMIAAGHLDKLDLPGLKSERKPVIAGGLAVLIATFEALRIETMQVSDGALREGLLYERLGRSRSEDTRLKTIATVQQRFQISTNHAKRVNRTAHRLFSACEDAWNLQPEDAELLYWAGSLHEIGLAVSLSGYQKHGAYLVDHADLHGFSFEEQEWMSILVRCHRKKISKRLLKKIPAAKRATVLRLAVLLRLATLLHRSRKDETAIIEEVVAQEEGLSIRFAEGELDRHPLQLVSLQQEAVYLQNAHFTLRFSS; via the coding sequence ATGAATAAGCAATCGCCCCCTCCCGAATTCCTCGCCGCCGTGGATCTCGGCTCCAACAGCTTCCACATGGTTGTGGCCCGGATCGAAGACGGTCATATCCACATCCTGGACAAGCTGAAAGAGATGGTGCGCCTCGGTGCCGGACTTGATGAGCAGAACCGGCTTTCTAAAGAGGCCCGTGAACGCGCCCTTGCCTGTCTTCACCGTTTTGGCGAACGGGTGCGCAATTTTCCGCCCGGAACCGTGGCCGCTGTGGGAACCAAAACCCTGCGTCAGGCCAAAAAATCTCGGCGTTTTATTGAAAAAGCCAGCGAGGCCCTGGGCCATCCCATAGCGGTTATCGGCGGAAAGGAAGAGGCTCGTCTCGTTTATCTCGGGGTATCGCATTCCCTGGTTGCCGAAGAGGGCAAACGCTTTGTCATGGATATCGGTGGCGGCAGTACCGAGTTGATTATCGGTGAAAATTTTGAACCGTTCCACCTGCGCAGCCTGAATATGGGCTGTGTCAGTATGAGTCGGCAGTTTTTCCGCACCGGGGAACTGAGCAAGGATGCTTGGACCAGTGCGAGGACCGCCGCTCACTTGGAGTTGCGACCGGTCAGGAAGTATTTCCAACGAGCGGATTTCTCTTCAGCCGCCGGGGCATCCGGCACCATCAAGACGGTGGGGAGCATGGTACAGGCCCTGGAACTCAGCCCGTATCATATCACTCTGGACAGCCTTTATGAAATACGGGAGCGAATGATTGCGGCGGGCCATCTGGACAAGCTGGATCTGCCCGGCCTGAAGTCTGAACGAAAGCCGGTGATCGCCGGGGGGCTGGCAGTCCTTATTGCCACCTTTGAGGCCTTGCGAATTGAGACCATGCAGGTCTCTGACGGGGCCTTGCGGGAAGGATTGCTTTATGAACGCCTGGGCCGGAGCCGGAGTGAGGACACCCGCCTGAAAACCATCGCAACGGTGCAGCAGCGTTTTCAGATCAGCACTAACCATGCGAAACGGGTCAACAGGACTGCCCATCGTCTGTTCAGTGCCTGCGAAGATGCCTGGAACTTGCAACCTGAGGACGCAGAGCTGCTCTACTGGGCAGGCAGCCTTCATGAGATCGGTCTTGCTGTTTCCCTGAGCGGTTATCAGAAGCACGGAGCCTATCTGGTGGACCATGCTGATCTGCATGGGTTTTCTTTTGAAGAACAGGAATGGATGAGTATACTCGTGCGCTGTCATCGCAAGAAAATATCGAAAAGGCTCCTGAAAAAAATCCCTGCCGCCAAGCGGGCAACCGTCTTGCGTCTTGCTGTCTTGCTGCGCCTTGCAACCCTGTTGCATCGCTCCCGTAAAGACGAGACCGCGATCATTGAGGAGGTTGTTGCCCAGGAAGAGGGATTGTCCATCCGGTTTGCCGAAGGCGAGCTGGACAGGCATCCTCTCCAGCTTGTCAGCCTCCAGCAGGAGGCAGTCTATTTACAGAATGCGCATTTCACCCTGAGATTTTCTTCATGA
- a CDS encoding cobyrinate a,c-diamide synthase — protein MTALDEQEVSLVSLTRGQEKDATGCLVIAGLSGGSGKSVASVALTAALCKRGHQVVPFKKGPDYIDAGWMTTAAGHPCYNLDPYLMSDAALADSFERQAAGADYALIEGNRGLYDGVTAEGGFSTAELAVQLDLPVLLVVNCSKTTRTVAALVLGCRELDKRVRIAGVILNQIATPRHERIITESVEKYTDIPVVGIIPRMKTDIFPMRHLGVTPHQEYGEAATDAAVDRLAAIAEEHFDLKRIIGLMEQRCFSLPSVSAKLVASTEPVRIGVLRDAAFQFYYQENLDALQEGGAELVMINALTAKALPGDLDALYIGGGFPETSARQLADNVSFRDSVRQAAEQGMPMYAECGGLIFLGRSIILEGSEYPLAGVFPVTFSMSSKPQGHGYSTFIVEQENAFYPLGTQVKGHEFRYSVVESWDGGPEDLALRMERGTGFQGKRDGLVKKNVLALYTHVLAPGTPEWAAGLLRAAGPTLTLSA, from the coding sequence ATGACAGCGTTAGATGAACAAGAGGTGAGTCTGGTGAGTTTGACAAGAGGACAGGAGAAGGACGCAACCGGCTGCCTTGTCATTGCCGGGTTGAGTGGCGGTTCCGGGAAATCCGTGGCCTCGGTGGCTCTGACAGCGGCCCTTTGTAAGCGCGGTCATCAGGTGGTGCCGTTTAAGAAAGGGCCGGATTATATTGATGCGGGCTGGATGACCACCGCAGCCGGTCATCCCTGCTATAATTTGGATCCCTATCTCATGTCCGATGCCGCTCTTGCCGATTCCTTTGAGCGACAGGCGGCTGGTGCTGATTACGCCCTGATCGAAGGTAACCGAGGGCTGTATGACGGGGTGACAGCAGAGGGCGGTTTTTCCACTGCCGAACTGGCTGTGCAGCTGGATCTCCCGGTGTTGCTGGTGGTGAATTGCAGCAAGACCACCAGGACCGTTGCGGCCTTGGTCCTTGGCTGCCGAGAACTGGATAAGCGGGTTCGTATTGCCGGGGTTATCCTCAATCAGATCGCCACGCCGCGTCATGAGCGTATTATCACCGAGTCAGTGGAAAAATACACCGACATCCCGGTGGTGGGGATCATTCCGCGCATGAAGACGGATATCTTTCCCATGCGTCATCTCGGGGTCACCCCGCATCAGGAATACGGGGAAGCTGCAACCGATGCTGCTGTGGATCGGCTGGCAGCGATTGCGGAAGAGCATTTTGATCTGAAGCGAATCATCGGGCTGATGGAACAGCGATGCTTCAGCCTCCCGTCCGTATCAGCGAAACTGGTCGCAAGTACTGAACCGGTGCGGATCGGTGTCCTCCGGGATGCAGCCTTTCAGTTTTATTATCAAGAGAATCTGGATGCCCTGCAAGAGGGAGGTGCGGAGCTGGTCATGATCAATGCCCTGACTGCAAAGGCCCTGCCGGGTGACCTAGATGCCCTCTACATCGGTGGTGGTTTCCCGGAAACCAGTGCTCGGCAGCTGGCTGATAATGTCTCTTTTCGTGATTCGGTTCGTCAGGCAGCAGAGCAGGGCATGCCTATGTATGCGGAATGCGGCGGTTTGATCTTCCTTGGTCGCTCGATTATCCTTGAGGGCAGTGAATATCCCTTGGCCGGGGTCTTTCCAGTGACCTTCAGCATGTCGAGCAAACCGCAGGGCCACGGCTATTCCACCTTTATCGTTGAACAGGAAAATGCGTTCTATCCACTGGGTACGCAGGTCAAGGGCCACGAGTTTCGGTATTCGGTGGTGGAAAGCTGGGACGGAGGGCCGGAAGATCTGGCCTTGCGGATGGAGCGGGGCACCGGGTTTCAGGGAAAGCGCGACGGTCTGGTGAAGAAGAATGTTCTGGCCCTGTACACCCATGTTCTTGCGCCGGGAACCCCGGAATGGGCAGCTGGGTTGTTGCGGGCGGCAGGCCCCACTCTCACTCTTTCAGCTTGA
- a CDS encoding arginine N-succinyltransferase: MTEQAMKKQGVSLKQVLLIVAGAMVLTVLLTVFAIKTWLFPSPFTPVELSQQEEQQLEQKISQFDTVADSRPSHNKNVSPANTRSRARSYTPQPDDYDEQGTLKPEAYSEEGTSREITFTERELNGLLANNTDLAQKMAVDLDTDLVSLRLLIPVDPDFPIMGGKTLRVRAGAELAYRDNKPVVVLKGVSVMGVPIPNAWLGGLKNIDLMQEFGGEPGFWQSLGEGVESVQVRDGELYVKLKE; the protein is encoded by the coding sequence ATGACGGAACAGGCAATGAAAAAACAAGGGGTCTCCTTAAAACAGGTCTTGCTCATCGTTGCAGGAGCAATGGTCCTGACGGTCCTGCTCACCGTCTTTGCGATCAAAACTTGGCTTTTCCCCTCTCCCTTTACCCCGGTGGAGCTCAGTCAGCAAGAAGAACAACAACTAGAGCAAAAGATCAGCCAGTTCGATACCGTTGCAGACTCACGCCCTTCCCACAACAAAAACGTCTCCCCTGCAAATACACGGTCACGAGCACGCTCCTACACTCCTCAGCCAGATGATTATGATGAGCAAGGAACCTTAAAGCCGGAAGCCTATTCCGAAGAGGGTACAAGCCGAGAAATCACCTTCACGGAGCGCGAGCTCAACGGACTCTTAGCGAACAATACTGATCTGGCCCAAAAAATGGCTGTGGATTTAGACACCGATCTAGTGAGCCTGCGCCTTCTGATCCCCGTTGATCCTGATTTTCCGATTATGGGCGGCAAGACGCTCCGAGTTCGGGCCGGTGCAGAACTGGCTTATCGCGACAATAAACCGGTGGTGGTCCTCAAAGGAGTTTCCGTGATGGGGGTTCCGATCCCCAATGCCTGGCTGGGTGGCTTGAAGAATATTGACCTTATGCAGGAGTTCGGCGGCGAACCGGGATTTTGGCAGAGCTTGGGAGAGGGGGTGGAGAGCGTTCAGGTTCGGGATGGTGAATTGTATGTCAAGCTGAAAGAGTGA
- a CDS encoding FKBP-type peptidyl-prolyl cis-trans isomerase yields MKIAEGTTVIIDYTLSLKNGDVIETTKGDEPVTYVQGTGEIIDGLEKAVANLEKGTKKDIILPVDQAFGPHAPEALIEIPKTDLPPESLVPETVIHANGPKGQTINGKVMEVKENTVLVDFNHPLAGQEICCAVHIIDVQ; encoded by the coding sequence ATGAAAATAGCAGAAGGTACAACCGTTATTATTGATTACACCCTGAGCCTGAAAAACGGCGATGTCATTGAAACCACCAAAGGCGATGAGCCTGTCACCTATGTTCAGGGAACAGGAGAGATTATCGACGGCCTAGAGAAGGCAGTAGCAAATTTGGAGAAAGGCACGAAAAAAGATATCATTCTGCCGGTCGACCAAGCCTTTGGGCCGCATGCCCCAGAGGCCCTGATTGAGATCCCGAAAACCGACCTGCCGCCGGAATCGCTTGTCCCGGAAACAGTCATCCATGCCAACGGCCCTAAGGGACAAACCATTAACGGCAAGGTTATGGAGGTGAAGGAGAACACAGTTCTTGTGGACTTCAATCATCCCTTAGCAGGGCAAGAGATCTGTTGCGCCGTGCATATTATCGATGTTCAGTAA